In Cotesia glomerata isolate CgM1 linkage group LG1, MPM_Cglom_v2.3, whole genome shotgun sequence, one genomic interval encodes:
- the LOC123269803 gene encoding uncharacterized protein LOC123269803 yields MVVYCRVKICKHKSKDKCTLHRFPKNNNNLCKEWVRLTGNEDLLHKHLEDLNNERICSCHFTSEDYTPGKKLKLGSVPTIFFENTPPIDDEKVEKFFLTSNRLATTASVKPLVDISNPKAITHKQPQMIRIVQNVNEIEQPSGHIEQFTTVENREFTVCPMLEDVNQTSQRIIHHKRKVSESGSGTSEESTGTSVSNKRYRTSGK; encoded by the exons AAGTGTACATTACATCGTTTcccgaaaaataataataatct ctGCAAAGAGTGGGTTCGTCTTACAGGAAACGAAGATTTACTACATAAACATCTGGAggatttaaataatgaaaggATATGCAGTTGTCATTTTACTTCCGAAGATTATACTCCcggtaaaaaattgaaacttgGATCAGTGCCAacgattttttttgagaatacGCCACCCATTGATGATGagaaagtggaaaaattttttttaacttctaatCGTCTTGCTACAACTG CCTCCGTTAAACCTCTTGTGGACATTTCAAATCCAAAGGCTATTACTCATAAACAGCCTCAGATGATCAGGATTGTCCAGAATGTAAATGAGATTGAGCAACCATCAGGGCATATTGAACAGTTTACGACTGTTGAAAATCGTGAATTTACCGTATGCCCGATGTTAGAAGATGTAAATCAAACTTCACAACGAATTATACATCACAAAAGAAAAGTCTCTGAATCG GGATCTGGAACAAGTGAGGAGTCTACTGGTACATCTGTGTCTAATAAGCGATATCGTACATcaggtaaataa